A region of Rhodamnia argentea isolate NSW1041297 chromosome 9, ASM2092103v1, whole genome shotgun sequence DNA encodes the following proteins:
- the LOC115742936 gene encoding F-box protein At3g07870-like encodes MFLSVFMDLLQSLSDMGICLCFTWLSHLWSCFISSSTSQDMASLEILPDDVMADVLSRLPADQVVNSRSVCKRWCSLAATPHFVQLHLERSTPVMYFLTSSNELGTFTLSSVDWSSKKRKQLIREIRLPIIEFLPSKSSLQFSGSCNGLFIFRKNWVSPLTYYIFNPIRREKITITPGLIVGFFLDSLTNKYELLACDNVMDDFRFYIGGLGPVFTWRKVGCFPYRPREIFAPSVVNGCLHWMAIGKRGEKDIWPPCTHSIMVFSIEHCEFRFLPHPFKANE; translated from the coding sequence ATATGGGGATCTGTCTATGCTTCACTTGGCTTTCACATCTTTGGAGTTGCTTCATCTCCTCCTCAACCAGCCAAGACATGGCCAGTCTGGAAATCCTACCGGATGATGTCATGGCTGATGTTCTCAGCAGGCTACCTGCTGATCAGGTTGTTAATTCGCGGAGTGTGTGTAAAAGATGGTGCTCTTTGGCAGCTACCCCTCATTTTGTTCAGCTGCATCTTGAAAGATCTACTCCAGTAATGTATTTCCTGACCTCTTCGAATGAACTTGGTACATTCACTCTGTCCTCCGTTGACTGGAGCTCTAAGAAGAGGAAGCAGCTGATTAGGGAAATACGATTGCCGATAATTGAATTCCTGCCGTCAAAAAGTTCTCTTCAATTTTCGGGTAGTTGCAATGGGCTCTTCATCTTCAGAAAAAATTGGGTGTCCCCACTTACTTACTACATTTTCAACCCTATCAGAAGAGAGAAAATCACCATTACCCCGGGTTTGATTGTTGGCTTCTTTTTGGACTCGCTCACAAACAAGTACGAGTTGCTTGCATGTGATAATGTTATGGATGACTTCAGATTTTACATAGGTGGTTTAGGGCCAGTTTTCACATGGAGGAAAGTTGGGTGCTTTCCTTATCGTCCTAGAGAAATATTTGCCCCATCTGTTGTAAATGGGTGTCTTCATTGGATGGCGATTGGGAAGCGAGGGGAGAAAGACATATGGCCCCCGTGTACACATTCCATCATGGTCTTTAGCATAGAACATTGCGAATTTCGTTTTCTGCCTCATCCATTTAAGGCGAATGAATAA